From Leptospira ellinghausenii, a single genomic window includes:
- the sucC gene encoding ADP-forming succinate--CoA ligase subunit beta, giving the protein MKVHEYQAKEILRRHNANVPFGKVIDTVGDFEKAYSEVVQKSPVVVVKAQIHAGGRGKGGGVKVAKTKDDAKAAAEKILGMQLITPQTGPEGKKVLKVYLEQGLEIAKEYYLSILLDRAIRKTIIMASTEGGMEIEEVAETHPEKIIKIQIDPGIGIQGSQVRELAFALGIPAEAQKSFTALVNSVYNAYIKEDAALLEINPLILTKQNEIIAGDCKMDLDENALYRHPDNEALRDISEEDPYEVKAKEYNLNYVKLDGNIGCMVNGAGLAMATMDIVKLAGAEPANFLDVGGGANPTTVENGFRLILSDPNVKGIFVNVFGGIVRCDRVAVGIIEATKKVNVTVPVVVRLKGTNAEEGKKILNESGMNIVGVEGLRDAADKIVSLIKK; this is encoded by the coding sequence ATGAAAGTCCACGAATACCAGGCCAAAGAAATCCTACGTAGACACAATGCCAACGTTCCATTCGGAAAGGTCATCGACACAGTCGGTGATTTCGAAAAGGCATATAGCGAAGTTGTCCAAAAATCACCAGTAGTGGTGGTAAAAGCCCAAATCCACGCAGGTGGACGAGGAAAAGGTGGCGGAGTTAAGGTCGCAAAGACAAAAGACGATGCCAAAGCAGCAGCTGAGAAAATTCTCGGAATGCAACTCATCACTCCTCAAACGGGTCCAGAAGGGAAAAAAGTCCTCAAAGTCTATTTAGAACAAGGACTTGAAATCGCAAAAGAATATTACCTTTCCATCCTTCTCGACAGAGCAATTCGCAAAACCATTATCATGGCTTCTACAGAAGGTGGTATGGAAATTGAAGAAGTTGCTGAAACTCACCCAGAAAAAATCATCAAAATCCAAATTGATCCAGGGATCGGAATCCAAGGTTCCCAAGTCAGAGAACTCGCGTTTGCTCTTGGAATCCCTGCGGAAGCACAAAAATCATTCACTGCTCTTGTGAATTCTGTCTACAATGCTTACATCAAAGAAGATGCAGCACTTTTAGAGATCAACCCCCTCATCCTTACCAAACAAAACGAAATCATTGCAGGTGACTGTAAGATGGACTTGGATGAAAACGCACTCTATCGTCACCCAGACAACGAAGCACTCCGCGACATTTCGGAAGAAGATCCTTACGAAGTAAAAGCAAAAGAATACAACCTCAACTACGTGAAGTTAGATGGAAATATCGGTTGTATGGTGAATGGTGCCGGTCTTGCGATGGCAACTATGGACATCGTAAAACTTGCTGGTGCAGAACCTGCAAACTTCCTTGACGTCGGAGGTGGAGCAAACCCGACCACTGTGGAAAACGGATTTAGACTCATCCTTTCCGATCCAAATGTGAAAGGAATTTTTGTGAACGTATTTGGTGGTATCGTACGATGTGACCGTGTTGCGGTTGGTATCATCGAAGCTACTAAAAAAGTAAACGTAACGGTACCGGTAGTGGTTCGATTGAAAGGAACCAACGCAGAAGAAGGGAAAAAAATCCTGAACGAATCTGGTATGAACATTGTTGGAGTAGAAGGACTCCGTGACGCGGCAGACAAAATTGTCTCCCTAATCAAAAAATAG
- a CDS encoding sensor histidine kinase codes for MNETIHQSEIFYSFANQLPYSVFLFESKSQTFAKENSLLFSNSKAIELQRTPKLGSIDLNIGSLFPFLFETELFHEIQAGWNDHKQWEEVMTKNTFHYFGIQNQTYLLKLTRLDSIHYTISMEELTDAILAEKILRQKETKLDRLLKTMINGVVVVNLEGQILYANESASEILDLELEKIENRYFSSKEWKQINEDGSPFPTDKLPLALALGKQITVYNCEHGIISEDGHVKWLNVNATPLFDEHGNLEGATASFLDITELKNTQNTIEQQNRKLTSVLNAIERSAIVSVTNPEGIIIRANSKFIKISGFEESEIIGSDHKILSSDYHKKEFWQGLWEQIKNGKTWEGVIKNKSKDGTYFWLQTFIHPLYNLQDEIEAYLSIRFNITEEIEALENTNRMLHFTGIQNNRLQNFAYIVSHNIRQHSSNFTSLIQLLEESKSEEDKKNLVEMLHVSSIQLEETISHLNDIISINQTLNKPMEFCSLKKEVDKTLSILSGSIELRKIQVDVQIPEGLTIRTIPSYLESILLNLISNAVKYVRLKQGAWIKVGIEENNEQITILVEDNGLGINLEKHGNKIFGMFKTFHRNEDARGIGLFITKSQVEVLGGEIIVESEEQKGSRFFVRLPKNPEETLRV; via the coding sequence ATGAACGAAACGATCCATCAATCAGAGATCTTTTATTCCTTCGCAAACCAATTGCCCTATTCCGTTTTTTTATTTGAATCAAAATCCCAAACGTTTGCTAAAGAGAATTCTCTATTATTTTCAAACTCCAAAGCGATAGAACTCCAAAGGACTCCTAAACTTGGGAGTATTGATTTAAACATTGGATCTTTATTTCCATTTTTATTTGAAACAGAATTATTTCACGAAATCCAAGCTGGTTGGAATGATCACAAACAATGGGAAGAAGTGATGACAAAGAATACATTCCACTACTTTGGAATCCAAAATCAAACTTACTTACTCAAATTAACTCGATTGGATTCGATCCATTATACAATTTCTATGGAAGAGTTAACAGATGCCATCCTTGCAGAAAAAATCCTAAGACAAAAAGAGACGAAACTCGATCGTTTACTAAAGACAATGATCAACGGTGTGGTTGTTGTGAATTTGGAAGGACAAATCCTTTACGCAAATGAAAGTGCATCCGAAATTTTAGATTTGGAATTGGAAAAAATTGAAAACCGATACTTTAGTTCAAAGGAATGGAAACAAATCAATGAAGATGGAAGCCCATTCCCAACTGACAAACTACCGTTAGCTCTAGCTCTTGGAAAACAGATAACAGTCTATAATTGTGAACATGGAATCATTTCGGAAGATGGTCATGTAAAATGGCTAAACGTAAATGCGACTCCGCTTTTTGATGAACATGGAAATTTAGAAGGAGCCACAGCAAGTTTTTTAGATATCACCGAATTAAAAAACACACAAAATACAATCGAACAACAAAATCGAAAACTAACCTCTGTTCTAAATGCAATTGAAAGATCTGCCATTGTAAGTGTCACAAATCCTGAAGGAATCATCATACGAGCAAATTCAAAATTTATTAAAATTTCTGGATTTGAAGAATCCGAAATCATAGGATCGGACCATAAAATCCTTAGTTCGGATTATCATAAAAAAGAATTTTGGCAAGGACTTTGGGAACAGATCAAAAATGGAAAAACCTGGGAGGGGGTCATTAAAAACAAATCCAAAGATGGCACTTATTTTTGGCTTCAAACCTTTATCCACCCTTTATACAATCTTCAAGATGAAATTGAAGCATATCTATCCATACGATTTAATATAACAGAAGAAATTGAAGCCCTGGAAAATACAAATCGTATGTTACATTTCACAGGCATCCAAAACAATCGATTACAAAACTTTGCTTACATTGTATCTCACAACATAAGACAACATTCATCCAATTTTACTTCTCTCATCCAGTTATTGGAAGAATCAAAATCAGAAGAAGATAAAAAGAATCTAGTCGAAATGTTACATGTTTCCTCCATCCAATTAGAAGAAACCATTTCCCATCTAAACGATATCATCTCCATCAACCAAACATTGAATAAACCTATGGAATTTTGTTCCTTAAAAAAAGAAGTGGATAAAACTCTATCCATACTCAGTGGTTCCATTGAATTACGAAAGATCCAAGTGGATGTACAAATTCCAGAAGGCCTTACCATAAGAACCATCCCTTCTTATTTAGAAAGCATCTTACTCAACCTTATATCGAATGCCGTAAAATATGTTCGTTTGAAACAAGGTGCTTGGATCAAAGTAGGAATCGAAGAAAATAATGAACAAATCACCATTTTGGTCGAAGACAATGGTCTTGGGATCAATTTGGAGAAACATGGGAACAAAATCTTCGGGATGTTCAAAACATTCCACCGCAACGAAGATGCGAGAGGAATTGGCCTATTTATCACCAAATCACAAGTAGAAGTTCTTGGTGGTGAGATCATTGTGGAAAGTGAAGAACAGAAAGGTTCACGTTTTTTTGTACGGCTCCCCAAAAACCCAGAAGAAACTCTTCGGGTGTAA
- a CDS encoding Vgb family protein — protein MFILRNLTLFIFVIFLSHCTNGNISNNCDVTSDSFLNSLLLRFAVNDRSNLCGYKVRIPACSLSYEETHLPENWIQVKQEVETQFALGSSGTETLIQYNLNTVASVTGAASTAFQGALSAPNGNVYLLPYNSPKIVAIDPKTKNYELAATVPGAVDFIGGTLGPNGIIYLSPHTNNSFFKFDTTNKTLTNIASISMGGAAYNGGVFAPNGKIYYVPSGESTIRYYDTKKGTIGSVTTPVSGGIFANGVLTPEGKIYFIPHTATNIHILDIFTETVTTIPFSFGGASNYISGIYTPNGRIYIIPYNASTVYYVDTKDNDKVVNVGTIPSASTAMFNGVVLSPNGKLYPIPLNYANFLSIDSNSSEIKVLMANPNTNSYRGGAIGQNGEIYLSPHSANRFDLLDTKSNGSFCDSLRLSPYWNKF, from the coding sequence ATGTTTATTCTCCGAAATCTCACTCTGTTCATTTTTGTTATTTTTTTATCACATTGCACAAATGGAAATATCTCTAACAATTGTGATGTGACCTCGGATTCATTTTTAAATTCCTTACTCTTACGATTTGCCGTGAATGACAGAAGTAATCTATGTGGTTACAAAGTTCGAATACCTGCCTGTTCCTTAAGTTATGAAGAAACACATTTGCCTGAGAACTGGATCCAAGTGAAACAAGAAGTAGAAACTCAATTTGCTCTTGGCTCGAGTGGAACTGAAACCTTAATCCAATACAATTTAAATACAGTTGCATCGGTAACTGGCGCTGCCTCAACGGCCTTCCAAGGTGCACTCAGTGCACCAAATGGAAATGTTTATCTATTACCTTATAACTCACCCAAAATAGTCGCCATTGACCCTAAAACAAAAAACTATGAATTAGCAGCGACTGTTCCTGGAGCTGTGGATTTTATTGGTGGAACCTTAGGTCCAAATGGTATCATTTACCTTTCCCCTCATACCAATAATTCATTTTTCAAATTTGATACAACAAACAAAACATTGACGAACATTGCATCTATATCCATGGGAGGAGCTGCTTATAATGGTGGAGTCTTTGCTCCCAATGGAAAAATTTATTACGTGCCCAGTGGGGAATCAACAATCCGGTATTATGACACGAAAAAAGGAACCATTGGTTCAGTAACAACACCAGTAAGTGGAGGAATCTTCGCCAATGGTGTGTTAACTCCCGAAGGAAAAATATACTTTATCCCTCATACGGCAACCAATATCCATATCCTCGACATATTTACAGAAACGGTCACAACAATTCCCTTTTCGTTTGGTGGTGCCAGTAATTATATTTCAGGAATTTACACACCTAACGGCCGTATTTATATCATTCCTTATAATGCTTCAACAGTGTATTATGTGGACACGAAAGATAACGACAAAGTTGTCAATGTTGGAACCATTCCAAGCGCAAGCACGGCAATGTTTAACGGAGTCGTACTTTCACCTAATGGAAAACTCTATCCTATTCCCTTAAATTATGCGAATTTTCTCTCCATTGATTCCAATTCCTCTGAAATCAAAGTGTTAATGGCAAATCCAAATACAAATTCCTACCGTGGTGGTGCCATCGGGCAGAATGGTGAAATTTACCTCTCTCCCCATAGTGCCAACCGGTTTGACTTACTCGACACAAAATCGAATGGAAGTTTTTGTGATTCCTTGAGGCTTTCGCCATATTGGAATAAATTTTAG